The Aeromicrobium sp. Sec7.5 genome window below encodes:
- a CDS encoding carbohydrate kinase family protein, with protein sequence MTILVVGDVVDDISVLPLEPVTPRTDTRSQIRMTPGGSAANTAAWLGFLGADVRFVGKAGADGAVRHSMALADFGVDAHIAADPVVPTATIVLTLDDDADRTMYVDRAANGTLTTDDVPESVWDDVTWLHLSGYTFFDPATLGVARDLLAEARRRDVPASIDPGSVAFLREVGHEEFLRWTAGADLVLPNAEEARLLTGSTGPFINHDVLAEAYPHVVVTMGATGATYVGGEVREQVVAPRVSVLDTTGAGDAFTAGFLAAWIDGQDPKLALAGGVGAASRCVEMRGARP encoded by the coding sequence GTGACCATCCTCGTCGTCGGTGACGTCGTCGACGACATCAGCGTGCTCCCGCTCGAGCCGGTCACGCCGCGCACCGACACCCGCTCGCAGATCCGGATGACGCCGGGCGGCTCGGCCGCCAACACCGCGGCCTGGCTCGGGTTCCTGGGTGCCGACGTGCGCTTCGTCGGCAAGGCCGGTGCCGACGGGGCGGTGCGGCACTCGATGGCCCTGGCCGACTTCGGTGTCGACGCACACATCGCCGCCGATCCCGTCGTGCCCACCGCCACGATCGTCCTGACGCTCGACGACGACGCCGACCGCACGATGTACGTCGACCGCGCGGCCAACGGCACCCTCACGACCGACGACGTGCCGGAGTCGGTGTGGGACGACGTCACCTGGCTGCACCTGAGTGGGTACACGTTCTTCGACCCCGCCACGCTCGGCGTCGCGCGCGACCTGCTCGCCGAGGCGCGTCGGCGGGACGTGCCGGCGAGCATCGACCCGGGCTCGGTCGCGTTCCTGCGCGAGGTGGGTCACGAGGAGTTCCTCCGCTGGACCGCGGGGGCTGACCTCGTGCTGCCCAACGCCGAGGAGGCGCGCCTGCTCACGGGGTCGACCGGGCCGTTCATCAACCACGACGTGCTCGCCGAGGCCTACCCCCACGTGGTCGTCACGATGGGCGCCACCGGAGCCACCTACGTCGGTGGCGAGGTCCGTGAGCAGGTCGTCGCGCCGCGGGTCTCCGTGCTCGACACGACCGGAGCCGGCGACGCCTTCACCGCCGGGTTCCTCGCCGCGTGGATCGATGGGCAGGACCCGAAGCTGGCGCTCGCCGGAGGCGTCGGTGCGGCGAGCCGGTGCGTCGA